A single region of the Podospora pseudopauciseta strain CBS 411.78 chromosome 1, whole genome shotgun sequence genome encodes:
- a CDS encoding hypothetical protein (COG:L; EggNog:ENOG503P0BG), which yields MTTVHHPSHPSIPITLPDGLTEDQLLNFCPFTSWLSTLTTSLTSQSTTPSHPFSPNPYTLRSVKIQSFDLFGPRVGFLKLVADVKNDKNETLPGAVFLRGPSVAMLVMLIPDDGKDEEERYVLLTVQPRVAAGSLEFVELPAGMVDEEGEFVGTAAREIEEELGIRIEERELRNLSEMALGEEGGGEGLGRGVYPSPGACDEFIPIFMHERRVPRDTLKEWEGKLTGLREHGEKITLRLVKMGDLWRVGGRDGKTLAAVALWEGLRREGRV from the exons ATGACCACcgtccaccacccctcccacccgtccatccccatcaccctccccgacGGTCTCACAGAAGACCAACTCCTCAATTTCTGTCCCTTTACC TCCTGGCTATCAACCCTGACCACCTCTCTCACCTcccaatccaccaccccctcccaccccttctcccccaatCCATACACCCTCCGCTCTGTCAAAATCCAATCATTCGACCTATTCGGCCCCAGAGTTGGCTTCCTCAAGCTCGTAGCCGATGTCAAAAACGATAAAAACGAGACGCTCCCCGGCGCGGTGTTTCTGAGAGGACCATCGGTGGCTATGCTTGTGATGCTCATACCCGATGATGGtaaggatgaggaggagaggtacGTTTTACTGACGGTACAGCCGAGGGTTGCGGCGGGGAGTCTGGAGTTTGTGGAGTTGCCTgcggggatggtggatgaggagggggagtttgtggggacggcggcgagggagattgaggaggagttggggattAGGATTGAGGAACGGGAGTTGAGGAATCTGAGTGAGAtggcgttgggggaggagggagggggggaggggttgggaaggggggtgtaCCCTAGTCCGGGGGCGTGTGATGAGTTTATACCTATTTTTATGCATGAGAGGCGGGTACCGAGAGATACGTtgaaggagtgggaggggaagttgacggggttgagggagcaTGGGGAGAAGATTACtttgaggttggtgaagatgggcGATTTGTGGAGGGTGGGCGGGAGGGACGGGAAGACGTTGGCTGCTGTGGCGctgtgggaggggttgaggagggaggggagggtgtag